CTTGCGCGAGATGCCCCCGCTCAGCTCGACCAGTTCGCCGTGGCGCAACGGGCCGTCGGTCAGCGCGAAGAGCGTGACCATGGACCACTTGCTGGCGATGATCTCCATGGCGAGGAGAGCGGGGCAGTCGGCCAGGAAGGCGGTTCCGGCTCGCAGGCTCATGCTCCGAAGGTTACCTGGAGGTACCTGACGGCCGCCTAACGTCGTCGAGGTGCGCACGCCCCTTTCCGCATCTCGCATGATTGAGGTCTCAGCCGTGTTCGTCTCCCTTGTCATCGTCACCGTGTTCATGTCGGCGGTCCTCCTGGTATCGGCCGGAGCCAAGTCACTGCGGACCCGGCACATCACCGAGCAGATGACCACCCTCGGGGTGCCGCAGAGCATGATGACTTACCTGATCGCTGCCCAGATCGCGGGGGCGGCCGGTGCGGTCGCCGGGCTCCGGTGGGGGCCTG
The DNA window shown above is from Streptomyces sp. Alt3 and carries:
- a CDS encoding DoxX family protein, whose product is MFVSLVIVTVFMSAVLLVSAGAKSLRTRHITEQMTTLGVPQSMMTYLIAAQIAGAAGAVAGLRWGPVGIAAAIGLTLYFAGAAVFHLRVGDRKGALPAAVLTMAAVALIVLRAATL